The following coding sequences lie in one Oncorhynchus kisutch isolate 150728-3 linkage group LG3, Okis_V2, whole genome shotgun sequence genomic window:
- the LOC109885115 gene encoding CUGBP Elav-like family member 1 isoform X15, with translation MDSIDAEVLYLSTEQHGQPQCELPHTALEVPTMGGAKKMNGTLDHPDQPDIDAIKMFVGQIPRSWAEEQLRELFEPYGAVYEINVLRDRSQNPPQSKGCCFITYYARKSALEAQNALHNMKILPGMHHPVQMKPADSEKNNAVEDRKLFIGMISKKCNENDIRLMFSPYGQIEECRILRGPDGLSRGCAFITFTARQMAQSTIKSMHQSQTMEGCSSPIVVKFADTQKDKEQKRIAQQLQQQMQQLNAASMWGNLTGLNSLGPQYLALYLQLLQQSATSGNTLNNLHPMSGLNAMQNLAALAAAASATQATGSSALTTSSSPLSVLTSSGSSPTSCNNNSVNPMASLGALQSLAAGAGAGLNMGSLAGMAALNGGLGSGGMSNGTGSTMEALTQAYSGIQQYAAAALPSLYNQSLLSQQSVSAAGSQKEGPEGANLFIYHLPQEFGDQDLLQMFMPFGNVISAKVFIDKQTNLSKCFGFVSYDNPVSSQAAIQSMNGFQIGMKRLKVQLKRSKNDSKPY, from the exons GGCAAAGAAGATGAATGGGACCCTGGACCACCCAGACCAGCCCGACATCGATGCTATCAAGATGTTCGTTGGCCAGATCCCACGGTCCTGGGCAGAGGAACAGCTGCGGGAGCTTTTTGAGCCTTACGGCGCCGTCTACGAAATCAATGTGTTGCGTGACAGGAGTCAAAACCCCCCACAGAGCAAAG GTTGTTGTTTCATAACATATTACGCTCGCAAATCAGCGTTGGAAGCACAAAATGCCCTTCACAACATGAAAATTCTCCCTGGG ATGCATCACCCCGTTCAGATGAAGCCAGCTGACAGTGAGAAGAATAATG CGGTGGAAGACAGGAAGTTGTTCATAGGGATGATATCGAAAAAGTGTAATGAGAATGACATCAGACTTATGTTCTCGCCGTACGGACAGATCGAGGAATGTAGAATACTACGTGGGCCGGATGGACTGAGCCGTG GTTGTGCGTTTATCACTTTTACAGCAAGACAGATGGCACAGTCAACAATCAAATCCATGCACCAATCACAAACTATGGAG GGCTGTTCGTCTCCCATCGTCGTGAAGTTTGCCGACACGCAGAAGGACAAAGAGCAGAAGCGCATCGCCCAGCAGCTTCAGCAGCAGATGCAGCAGCTCAACGCTGCCTCAATGTGGGGGAACCTGACTGGGCTCAACTCTCTGGGCCCACAGTATCTGGCA CTTTATTTACAGCTCCTCCAGCAGTCTGCCACCTCTGGGAATACCCTCAACAACCTTCACCCCATGTCTG GGCTGAATGCCATGCAGAACCTGGCTGCTCTGGCAGCGGCGGCCAGCGCCACACAGGCCACGGGCAGCAGCGCTCTCACCACCTCTAGCAGTCCCCTCAGTGTGCTCACCAGCTCAG GATCGTCACCCACCTCCTGTAACAACAACTCAGTGAACCCCATGGCCTCTTTAGGGGCGCTGCAGTCGTTGGCCGCAGGGGCTGGAGCCGGCCTCAACATGGGCTCACTTGCAG GGATGGCAGCCCTGAACGGTGGTCTAGGCAGCGGGGGCATGTCGAACGGAACTGGTAGCACCATGGAAGCCCTTACCCAGGCCTACTCCGGGATCCAGCAGTACGCTGCTGCTGCCCTCCCCAGCCTCTACAACCAGAGCCTGCTCTCCCAACAGAGTGTCAGTGCTGCAGGGAGCCAGAAGGAAG GCCCTGAGGGAGCCAACTTGTTCATATACCACCTCCCCCAGGAGTTTGGAGACCAGGACCTGCTCCAGATGTTCATGCCCTTTGGCAACGTTATTTCTGCTAAGGTGTTCATTGACAAGCAGACCAACCTCAGCAAGTGTTTTG GCTTTGTGAGTTACGACAATCCAGTCTCATCTCAGGCCGCCATTCAGTCGATGAACGGTTTCCAAATTGGTATGAAGCGACTAAAGGTGCAGCTGAAGCGATCCAAAAATGACAGCAAGCCATACTGA
- the LOC109885115 gene encoding CUGBP Elav-like family member 1 isoform X26 encodes MASFKLDFLPEMMVDHCSLNSSPVAKKMNGTLDHPDQPDIDAIKMFVGQIPRSWAEEQLRELFEPYGAVYEINVLRDRSQNPPQSKGCCFITYYARKSALEAQNALHNMKILPGMHHPVQMKPADSEKNNAVEDRKLFIGMISKKCNENDIRLMFSPYGQIEECRILRGPDGLSRGCAFITFTARQMAQSTIKSMHQSQTMEGCSSPIVVKFADTQKDKEQKRIAQQLQQQMQQLNAASMWGNLTGLNSLGPQYLALLQQSATSGNTLNNLHPMSGLNAMQNLAALAAAASATQATGSSALTTSSSPLSVLTSSAGSSPTSCNNNSVNPMASLGALQSLAAGAGAGLNMGSLAGMAALNGGLGSGGMSNGTGSTMEALTQAYSGIQQYAAAALPSLYNQSLLSQQSVSAAGSQKEGPEGANLFIYHLPQEFGDQDLLQMFMPFGNVISAKVFIDKQTNLSKCFGFVSYDNPVSSQAAIQSMNGFQIGMKRLKVQLKRSKNDSKPY; translated from the exons GGCAAAGAAGATGAATGGGACCCTGGACCACCCAGACCAGCCCGACATCGATGCTATCAAGATGTTCGTTGGCCAGATCCCACGGTCCTGGGCAGAGGAACAGCTGCGGGAGCTTTTTGAGCCTTACGGCGCCGTCTACGAAATCAATGTGTTGCGTGACAGGAGTCAAAACCCCCCACAGAGCAAAG GTTGTTGTTTCATAACATATTACGCTCGCAAATCAGCGTTGGAAGCACAAAATGCCCTTCACAACATGAAAATTCTCCCTGGG ATGCATCACCCCGTTCAGATGAAGCCAGCTGACAGTGAGAAGAATAATG CGGTGGAAGACAGGAAGTTGTTCATAGGGATGATATCGAAAAAGTGTAATGAGAATGACATCAGACTTATGTTCTCGCCGTACGGACAGATCGAGGAATGTAGAATACTACGTGGGCCGGATGGACTGAGCCGTG GTTGTGCGTTTATCACTTTTACAGCAAGACAGATGGCACAGTCAACAATCAAATCCATGCACCAATCACAAACTATGGAG GGCTGTTCGTCTCCCATCGTCGTGAAGTTTGCCGACACGCAGAAGGACAAAGAGCAGAAGCGCATCGCCCAGCAGCTTCAGCAGCAGATGCAGCAGCTCAACGCTGCCTCAATGTGGGGGAACCTGACTGGGCTCAACTCTCTGGGCCCACAGTATCTGGCA CTCCTCCAGCAGTCTGCCACCTCTGGGAATACCCTCAACAACCTTCACCCCATGTCTG GGCTGAATGCCATGCAGAACCTGGCTGCTCTGGCAGCGGCGGCCAGCGCCACACAGGCCACGGGCAGCAGCGCTCTCACCACCTCTAGCAGTCCCCTCAGTGTGCTCACCAGCTCAG CAGGATCGTCACCCACCTCCTGTAACAACAACTCAGTGAACCCCATGGCCTCTTTAGGGGCGCTGCAGTCGTTGGCCGCAGGGGCTGGAGCCGGCCTCAACATGGGCTCACTTGCAG GGATGGCAGCCCTGAACGGTGGTCTAGGCAGCGGGGGCATGTCGAACGGAACTGGTAGCACCATGGAAGCCCTTACCCAGGCCTACTCCGGGATCCAGCAGTACGCTGCTGCTGCCCTCCCCAGCCTCTACAACCAGAGCCTGCTCTCCCAACAGAGTGTCAGTGCTGCAGGGAGCCAGAAGGAAG GCCCTGAGGGAGCCAACTTGTTCATATACCACCTCCCCCAGGAGTTTGGAGACCAGGACCTGCTCCAGATGTTCATGCCCTTTGGCAACGTTATTTCTGCTAAGGTGTTCATTGACAAGCAGACCAACCTCAGCAAGTGTTTTG GCTTTGTGAGTTACGACAATCCAGTCTCATCTCAGGCCGCCATTCAGTCGATGAACGGTTTCCAAATTGGTATGAAGCGACTAAAGGTGCAGCTGAAGCGATCCAAAAATGACAGCAAGCCATACTGA
- the LOC109885115 gene encoding CUGBP Elav-like family member 1 isoform X22, with product MASFKLDFLPEMMVDHCSLNSSPVAKKMNGTLDHPDQPDIDAIKMFVGQIPRSWAEEQLRELFEPYGAVYEINVLRDRSQNPPQSKGCCFITYYARKSALEAQNALHNMKILPGMHHPVQMKPADSEKNNAVEDRKLFIGMISKKCNENDIRLMFSPYGQIEECRILRGPDGLSRGCAFITFTARQMAQSTIKSMHQSQTMEGCSSPIVVKFADTQKDKEQKRIAQQLQQQMQQLNAASMWGNLTGLNSLGPQYLALYLQLLQQSATSGNTLNNLHPMSGMSGLNAMQNLAALAAAASATQATGSSALTTSSSPLSVLTSSGSSPTSCNNNSVNPMASLGALQSLAAGAGAGLNMGSLAGMAALNGGLGSGGMSNGTGSTMEALTQAYSGIQQYAAAALPSLYNQSLLSQQSVSAAGSQKEGPEGANLFIYHLPQEFGDQDLLQMFMPFGNVISAKVFIDKQTNLSKCFGFVSYDNPVSSQAAIQSMNGFQIGMKRLKVQLKRSKNDSKPY from the exons GGCAAAGAAGATGAATGGGACCCTGGACCACCCAGACCAGCCCGACATCGATGCTATCAAGATGTTCGTTGGCCAGATCCCACGGTCCTGGGCAGAGGAACAGCTGCGGGAGCTTTTTGAGCCTTACGGCGCCGTCTACGAAATCAATGTGTTGCGTGACAGGAGTCAAAACCCCCCACAGAGCAAAG GTTGTTGTTTCATAACATATTACGCTCGCAAATCAGCGTTGGAAGCACAAAATGCCCTTCACAACATGAAAATTCTCCCTGGG ATGCATCACCCCGTTCAGATGAAGCCAGCTGACAGTGAGAAGAATAATG CGGTGGAAGACAGGAAGTTGTTCATAGGGATGATATCGAAAAAGTGTAATGAGAATGACATCAGACTTATGTTCTCGCCGTACGGACAGATCGAGGAATGTAGAATACTACGTGGGCCGGATGGACTGAGCCGTG GTTGTGCGTTTATCACTTTTACAGCAAGACAGATGGCACAGTCAACAATCAAATCCATGCACCAATCACAAACTATGGAG GGCTGTTCGTCTCCCATCGTCGTGAAGTTTGCCGACACGCAGAAGGACAAAGAGCAGAAGCGCATCGCCCAGCAGCTTCAGCAGCAGATGCAGCAGCTCAACGCTGCCTCAATGTGGGGGAACCTGACTGGGCTCAACTCTCTGGGCCCACAGTATCTGGCA CTTTATTTACAGCTCCTCCAGCAGTCTGCCACCTCTGGGAATACCCTCAACAACCTTCACCCCATGTCTGGTATGTCAg GGCTGAATGCCATGCAGAACCTGGCTGCTCTGGCAGCGGCGGCCAGCGCCACACAGGCCACGGGCAGCAGCGCTCTCACCACCTCTAGCAGTCCCCTCAGTGTGCTCACCAGCTCAG GATCGTCACCCACCTCCTGTAACAACAACTCAGTGAACCCCATGGCCTCTTTAGGGGCGCTGCAGTCGTTGGCCGCAGGGGCTGGAGCCGGCCTCAACATGGGCTCACTTGCAG GGATGGCAGCCCTGAACGGTGGTCTAGGCAGCGGGGGCATGTCGAACGGAACTGGTAGCACCATGGAAGCCCTTACCCAGGCCTACTCCGGGATCCAGCAGTACGCTGCTGCTGCCCTCCCCAGCCTCTACAACCAGAGCCTGCTCTCCCAACAGAGTGTCAGTGCTGCAGGGAGCCAGAAGGAAG GCCCTGAGGGAGCCAACTTGTTCATATACCACCTCCCCCAGGAGTTTGGAGACCAGGACCTGCTCCAGATGTTCATGCCCTTTGGCAACGTTATTTCTGCTAAGGTGTTCATTGACAAGCAGACCAACCTCAGCAAGTGTTTTG GCTTTGTGAGTTACGACAATCCAGTCTCATCTCAGGCCGCCATTCAGTCGATGAACGGTTTCCAAATTGGTATGAAGCGACTAAAGGTGCAGCTGAAGCGATCCAAAAATGACAGCAAGCCATACTGA
- the LOC109885115 gene encoding CUGBP Elav-like family member 1 isoform X21, translating to MASFKLDFLPEMMVDHCSLNSSPVAKKMNGTLDHPDQPDIDAIKMFVGQIPRSWAEEQLRELFEPYGAVYEINVLRDRSQNPPQSKGCCFITYYARKSALEAQNALHNMKILPGMHHPVQMKPADSEKNNAVEDRKLFIGMISKKCNENDIRLMFSPYGQIEECRILRGPDGLSRGCAFITFTARQMAQSTIKSMHQSQTMEGCSSPIVVKFADTQKDKEQKRIAQQLQQQMQQLNAASMWGNLTGLNSLGPQYLALYLQLLQQSATSGNTLNNLHPMSGMSGLNAMQNLAALAAAASATQATGSSALTTSSSPLSVLTSSGTGTGQQAHSSWDTYKGSSPTSCNNNSVNPMASLGALQSLAAGAGAGLNMGSLAGMAALNGGLGSGGMSNGTGSTMEALTQAYSGIQQYAAAALPSLYNQSLLSQQSVSAAGSQKEGPEGANLFIYHLPQEFGDQDLLQMFMPFGNVISAKVFIDKQTNLSKCFGFVSYDNPVSSQAAIQSMNGFQIGMKRLKVQLKRSKNDSKPY from the exons GGCAAAGAAGATGAATGGGACCCTGGACCACCCAGACCAGCCCGACATCGATGCTATCAAGATGTTCGTTGGCCAGATCCCACGGTCCTGGGCAGAGGAACAGCTGCGGGAGCTTTTTGAGCCTTACGGCGCCGTCTACGAAATCAATGTGTTGCGTGACAGGAGTCAAAACCCCCCACAGAGCAAAG GTTGTTGTTTCATAACATATTACGCTCGCAAATCAGCGTTGGAAGCACAAAATGCCCTTCACAACATGAAAATTCTCCCTGGG ATGCATCACCCCGTTCAGATGAAGCCAGCTGACAGTGAGAAGAATAATG CGGTGGAAGACAGGAAGTTGTTCATAGGGATGATATCGAAAAAGTGTAATGAGAATGACATCAGACTTATGTTCTCGCCGTACGGACAGATCGAGGAATGTAGAATACTACGTGGGCCGGATGGACTGAGCCGTG GTTGTGCGTTTATCACTTTTACAGCAAGACAGATGGCACAGTCAACAATCAAATCCATGCACCAATCACAAACTATGGAG GGCTGTTCGTCTCCCATCGTCGTGAAGTTTGCCGACACGCAGAAGGACAAAGAGCAGAAGCGCATCGCCCAGCAGCTTCAGCAGCAGATGCAGCAGCTCAACGCTGCCTCAATGTGGGGGAACCTGACTGGGCTCAACTCTCTGGGCCCACAGTATCTGGCA CTTTATTTACAGCTCCTCCAGCAGTCTGCCACCTCTGGGAATACCCTCAACAACCTTCACCCCATGTCTGGTATGTCAg GGCTGAATGCCATGCAGAACCTGGCTGCTCTGGCAGCGGCGGCCAGCGCCACACAGGCCACGGGCAGCAGCGCTCTCACCACCTCTAGCAGTCCCCTCAGTGTGCTCACCAGCTCAGGTACGGGTACTGGACAGCAAGCACACTCATCATGGGACACCTACAAGG GATCGTCACCCACCTCCTGTAACAACAACTCAGTGAACCCCATGGCCTCTTTAGGGGCGCTGCAGTCGTTGGCCGCAGGGGCTGGAGCCGGCCTCAACATGGGCTCACTTGCAG GGATGGCAGCCCTGAACGGTGGTCTAGGCAGCGGGGGCATGTCGAACGGAACTGGTAGCACCATGGAAGCCCTTACCCAGGCCTACTCCGGGATCCAGCAGTACGCTGCTGCTGCCCTCCCCAGCCTCTACAACCAGAGCCTGCTCTCCCAACAGAGTGTCAGTGCTGCAGGGAGCCAGAAGGAAG GCCCTGAGGGAGCCAACTTGTTCATATACCACCTCCCCCAGGAGTTTGGAGACCAGGACCTGCTCCAGATGTTCATGCCCTTTGGCAACGTTATTTCTGCTAAGGTGTTCATTGACAAGCAGACCAACCTCAGCAAGTGTTTTG GCTTTGTGAGTTACGACAATCCAGTCTCATCTCAGGCCGCCATTCAGTCGATGAACGGTTTCCAAATTGGTATGAAGCGACTAAAGGTGCAGCTGAAGCGATCCAAAAATGACAGCAAGCCATACTGA
- the LOC109885115 gene encoding CUGBP Elav-like family member 1 isoform X5: MDSIDAEVLYLSTEQHGQPQCELPHTALEVPTMGGAKKMNGTLDHPDQPDIDAIKMFVGQIPRSWAEEQLRELFEPYGAVYEINVLRDRSQNPPQSKGCCFITYYARKSALEAQNALHNMKILPGMHHPVQMKPADSEKNNAVEDRKLFIGMISKKCNENDIRLMFSPYGQIEECRILRGPDGLSRGCAFITFTARQMAQSTIKSMHQSQTMEGCSSPIVVKFADTQKDKEQKRIAQQLQQQMQQLNAASMWGNLTGLNSLGPQYLALLQQSATSGNTLNNLHPMSGMSGLNAMQNLAALAAAASATQATGSSALTTSSSPLSVLTSSGTGTGQQAHSSWDTYKAGSSPTSCNNNSVNPMASLGALQSLAAGAGAGLNMGSLAELLCLGMAALNGGLGSGGMSNGTGSTMEALTQAYSGIQQYAAAALPSLYNQSLLSQQSVSAAGSQKEGPEGANLFIYHLPQEFGDQDLLQMFMPFGNVISAKVFIDKQTNLSKCFGFVSYDNPVSSQAAIQSMNGFQIGMKRLKVQLKRSKNDSKPY, from the exons GGCAAAGAAGATGAATGGGACCCTGGACCACCCAGACCAGCCCGACATCGATGCTATCAAGATGTTCGTTGGCCAGATCCCACGGTCCTGGGCAGAGGAACAGCTGCGGGAGCTTTTTGAGCCTTACGGCGCCGTCTACGAAATCAATGTGTTGCGTGACAGGAGTCAAAACCCCCCACAGAGCAAAG GTTGTTGTTTCATAACATATTACGCTCGCAAATCAGCGTTGGAAGCACAAAATGCCCTTCACAACATGAAAATTCTCCCTGGG ATGCATCACCCCGTTCAGATGAAGCCAGCTGACAGTGAGAAGAATAATG CGGTGGAAGACAGGAAGTTGTTCATAGGGATGATATCGAAAAAGTGTAATGAGAATGACATCAGACTTATGTTCTCGCCGTACGGACAGATCGAGGAATGTAGAATACTACGTGGGCCGGATGGACTGAGCCGTG GTTGTGCGTTTATCACTTTTACAGCAAGACAGATGGCACAGTCAACAATCAAATCCATGCACCAATCACAAACTATGGAG GGCTGTTCGTCTCCCATCGTCGTGAAGTTTGCCGACACGCAGAAGGACAAAGAGCAGAAGCGCATCGCCCAGCAGCTTCAGCAGCAGATGCAGCAGCTCAACGCTGCCTCAATGTGGGGGAACCTGACTGGGCTCAACTCTCTGGGCCCACAGTATCTGGCA CTCCTCCAGCAGTCTGCCACCTCTGGGAATACCCTCAACAACCTTCACCCCATGTCTGGTATGTCAg GGCTGAATGCCATGCAGAACCTGGCTGCTCTGGCAGCGGCGGCCAGCGCCACACAGGCCACGGGCAGCAGCGCTCTCACCACCTCTAGCAGTCCCCTCAGTGTGCTCACCAGCTCAGGTACGGGTACTGGACAGCAAGCACACTCATCATGGGACACCTACAAGG CAGGATCGTCACCCACCTCCTGTAACAACAACTCAGTGAACCCCATGGCCTCTTTAGGGGCGCTGCAGTCGTTGGCCGCAGGGGCTGGAGCCGGCCTCAACATGGGCTCACTTGCAG AGCTCCTGTGTCTAGGGATGGCAGCCCTGAACGGTGGTCTAGGCAGCGGGGGCATGTCGAACGGAACTGGTAGCACCATGGAAGCCCTTACCCAGGCCTACTCCGGGATCCAGCAGTACGCTGCTGCTGCCCTCCCCAGCCTCTACAACCAGAGCCTGCTCTCCCAACAGAGTGTCAGTGCTGCAGGGAGCCAGAAGGAAG GCCCTGAGGGAGCCAACTTGTTCATATACCACCTCCCCCAGGAGTTTGGAGACCAGGACCTGCTCCAGATGTTCATGCCCTTTGGCAACGTTATTTCTGCTAAGGTGTTCATTGACAAGCAGACCAACCTCAGCAAGTGTTTTG GCTTTGTGAGTTACGACAATCCAGTCTCATCTCAGGCCGCCATTCAGTCGATGAACGGTTTCCAAATTGGTATGAAGCGACTAAAGGTGCAGCTGAAGCGATCCAAAAATGACAGCAAGCCATACTGA
- the LOC109885115 gene encoding CUGBP Elav-like family member 1 isoform X1 — MDSIDAEVLYLSTEQHGQPQCELPHTALEVPTMGGAKKMNGTLDHPDQPDIDAIKMFVGQIPRSWAEEQLRELFEPYGAVYEINVLRDRSQNPPQSKGCCFITYYARKSALEAQNALHNMKILPGMHHPVQMKPADSEKNNAVEDRKLFIGMISKKCNENDIRLMFSPYGQIEECRILRGPDGLSRGCAFITFTARQMAQSTIKSMHQSQTMEGCSSPIVVKFADTQKDKEQKRIAQQLQQQMQQLNAASMWGNLTGLNSLGPQYLALYLQLLQQSATSGNTLNNLHPMSGMSGLNAMQNLAALAAAASATQATGSSALTTSSSPLSVLTSSGTGTGQQAHSSWDTYKAGSSPTSCNNNSVNPMASLGALQSLAAGAGAGLNMGSLAELLCLGMAALNGGLGSGGMSNGTGSTMEALTQAYSGIQQYAAAALPSLYNQSLLSQQSVSAAGSQKEGPEGANLFIYHLPQEFGDQDLLQMFMPFGNVISAKVFIDKQTNLSKCFGFVSYDNPVSSQAAIQSMNGFQIGMKRLKVQLKRSKNDSKPY; from the exons GGCAAAGAAGATGAATGGGACCCTGGACCACCCAGACCAGCCCGACATCGATGCTATCAAGATGTTCGTTGGCCAGATCCCACGGTCCTGGGCAGAGGAACAGCTGCGGGAGCTTTTTGAGCCTTACGGCGCCGTCTACGAAATCAATGTGTTGCGTGACAGGAGTCAAAACCCCCCACAGAGCAAAG GTTGTTGTTTCATAACATATTACGCTCGCAAATCAGCGTTGGAAGCACAAAATGCCCTTCACAACATGAAAATTCTCCCTGGG ATGCATCACCCCGTTCAGATGAAGCCAGCTGACAGTGAGAAGAATAATG CGGTGGAAGACAGGAAGTTGTTCATAGGGATGATATCGAAAAAGTGTAATGAGAATGACATCAGACTTATGTTCTCGCCGTACGGACAGATCGAGGAATGTAGAATACTACGTGGGCCGGATGGACTGAGCCGTG GTTGTGCGTTTATCACTTTTACAGCAAGACAGATGGCACAGTCAACAATCAAATCCATGCACCAATCACAAACTATGGAG GGCTGTTCGTCTCCCATCGTCGTGAAGTTTGCCGACACGCAGAAGGACAAAGAGCAGAAGCGCATCGCCCAGCAGCTTCAGCAGCAGATGCAGCAGCTCAACGCTGCCTCAATGTGGGGGAACCTGACTGGGCTCAACTCTCTGGGCCCACAGTATCTGGCA CTTTATTTACAGCTCCTCCAGCAGTCTGCCACCTCTGGGAATACCCTCAACAACCTTCACCCCATGTCTGGTATGTCAg GGCTGAATGCCATGCAGAACCTGGCTGCTCTGGCAGCGGCGGCCAGCGCCACACAGGCCACGGGCAGCAGCGCTCTCACCACCTCTAGCAGTCCCCTCAGTGTGCTCACCAGCTCAGGTACGGGTACTGGACAGCAAGCACACTCATCATGGGACACCTACAAGG CAGGATCGTCACCCACCTCCTGTAACAACAACTCAGTGAACCCCATGGCCTCTTTAGGGGCGCTGCAGTCGTTGGCCGCAGGGGCTGGAGCCGGCCTCAACATGGGCTCACTTGCAG AGCTCCTGTGTCTAGGGATGGCAGCCCTGAACGGTGGTCTAGGCAGCGGGGGCATGTCGAACGGAACTGGTAGCACCATGGAAGCCCTTACCCAGGCCTACTCCGGGATCCAGCAGTACGCTGCTGCTGCCCTCCCCAGCCTCTACAACCAGAGCCTGCTCTCCCAACAGAGTGTCAGTGCTGCAGGGAGCCAGAAGGAAG GCCCTGAGGGAGCCAACTTGTTCATATACCACCTCCCCCAGGAGTTTGGAGACCAGGACCTGCTCCAGATGTTCATGCCCTTTGGCAACGTTATTTCTGCTAAGGTGTTCATTGACAAGCAGACCAACCTCAGCAAGTGTTTTG GCTTTGTGAGTTACGACAATCCAGTCTCATCTCAGGCCGCCATTCAGTCGATGAACGGTTTCCAAATTGGTATGAAGCGACTAAAGGTGCAGCTGAAGCGATCCAAAAATGACAGCAAGCCATACTGA
- the LOC109885115 gene encoding CUGBP Elav-like family member 1 isoform X6 has protein sequence MDSIDAEVLYLSTEQHGQPQCELPHTALEVPTMGGAKKMNGTLDHPDQPDIDAIKMFVGQIPRSWAEEQLRELFEPYGAVYEINVLRDRSQNPPQSKGCCFITYYARKSALEAQNALHNMKILPGMHHPVQMKPADSEKNNAVEDRKLFIGMISKKCNENDIRLMFSPYGQIEECRILRGPDGLSRGCAFITFTARQMAQSTIKSMHQSQTMEGCSSPIVVKFADTQKDKEQKRIAQQLQQQMQQLNAASMWGNLTGLNSLGPQYLALYLQLLQQSATSGNTLNNLHPMSGMSGLNAMQNLAALAAAASATQATGSSALTTSSSPLSVLTSSGTGTGQQAHSSWDTYKAGSSPTSCNNNSVNPMASLGALQSLAAGAGAGLNMGSLAGMAALNGGLGSGGMSNGTGSTMEALTQAYSGIQQYAAAALPSLYNQSLLSQQSVSAAGSQKEGPEGANLFIYHLPQEFGDQDLLQMFMPFGNVISAKVFIDKQTNLSKCFGFVSYDNPVSSQAAIQSMNGFQIGMKRLKVQLKRSKNDSKPY, from the exons GGCAAAGAAGATGAATGGGACCCTGGACCACCCAGACCAGCCCGACATCGATGCTATCAAGATGTTCGTTGGCCAGATCCCACGGTCCTGGGCAGAGGAACAGCTGCGGGAGCTTTTTGAGCCTTACGGCGCCGTCTACGAAATCAATGTGTTGCGTGACAGGAGTCAAAACCCCCCACAGAGCAAAG GTTGTTGTTTCATAACATATTACGCTCGCAAATCAGCGTTGGAAGCACAAAATGCCCTTCACAACATGAAAATTCTCCCTGGG ATGCATCACCCCGTTCAGATGAAGCCAGCTGACAGTGAGAAGAATAATG CGGTGGAAGACAGGAAGTTGTTCATAGGGATGATATCGAAAAAGTGTAATGAGAATGACATCAGACTTATGTTCTCGCCGTACGGACAGATCGAGGAATGTAGAATACTACGTGGGCCGGATGGACTGAGCCGTG GTTGTGCGTTTATCACTTTTACAGCAAGACAGATGGCACAGTCAACAATCAAATCCATGCACCAATCACAAACTATGGAG GGCTGTTCGTCTCCCATCGTCGTGAAGTTTGCCGACACGCAGAAGGACAAAGAGCAGAAGCGCATCGCCCAGCAGCTTCAGCAGCAGATGCAGCAGCTCAACGCTGCCTCAATGTGGGGGAACCTGACTGGGCTCAACTCTCTGGGCCCACAGTATCTGGCA CTTTATTTACAGCTCCTCCAGCAGTCTGCCACCTCTGGGAATACCCTCAACAACCTTCACCCCATGTCTGGTATGTCAg GGCTGAATGCCATGCAGAACCTGGCTGCTCTGGCAGCGGCGGCCAGCGCCACACAGGCCACGGGCAGCAGCGCTCTCACCACCTCTAGCAGTCCCCTCAGTGTGCTCACCAGCTCAGGTACGGGTACTGGACAGCAAGCACACTCATCATGGGACACCTACAAGG CAGGATCGTCACCCACCTCCTGTAACAACAACTCAGTGAACCCCATGGCCTCTTTAGGGGCGCTGCAGTCGTTGGCCGCAGGGGCTGGAGCCGGCCTCAACATGGGCTCACTTGCAG GGATGGCAGCCCTGAACGGTGGTCTAGGCAGCGGGGGCATGTCGAACGGAACTGGTAGCACCATGGAAGCCCTTACCCAGGCCTACTCCGGGATCCAGCAGTACGCTGCTGCTGCCCTCCCCAGCCTCTACAACCAGAGCCTGCTCTCCCAACAGAGTGTCAGTGCTGCAGGGAGCCAGAAGGAAG GCCCTGAGGGAGCCAACTTGTTCATATACCACCTCCCCCAGGAGTTTGGAGACCAGGACCTGCTCCAGATGTTCATGCCCTTTGGCAACGTTATTTCTGCTAAGGTGTTCATTGACAAGCAGACCAACCTCAGCAAGTGTTTTG GCTTTGTGAGTTACGACAATCCAGTCTCATCTCAGGCCGCCATTCAGTCGATGAACGGTTTCCAAATTGGTATGAAGCGACTAAAGGTGCAGCTGAAGCGATCCAAAAATGACAGCAAGCCATACTGA